The Thermodesulfovibrionales bacterium DNA segment TTTTAAGGCGAGCACTGACTGCAAAGCAAATCGACATTACCCTTGTCACCTATATTGCTTCGGGTGTGTCAGTGCTTCTCAAGATTATTCTGATAATAGCGATCTTCGGCTATTTCGGTGTAGAAACAACGTCGATAGCTGCCCTTCTGGCCGGTATTGGTCTGGCAGTCGGAACCATGTGGGGCGGCCTTCTGGGAAATCTAGCGGCGGGTGCTTTTCTCATCTTTTTGCGGCCATTCAAGGTTGGCGATTTTGTGTCTGTCGGTGATCTCATGGGGACTGTCAAAGAGATCGGACTCCTCGTTACTGCGATCGATACCATGGATAATATCCGCACGTTTGTGGGAAACAGCAAAATACTTTCAGGGAACATCCAAAATTTTACCGCAAATCCTTATCGGCGCGTAGACCTGAAGGCTCAGTTGAACCACGGGGTGAACCACCAAGAGGCCATCAGACTACTGAAGGAACGTCTTGCCAAGATCCCCCATGTCGTGGCAGACCCTGCTCCCGACGTGGAGATTCTTGAGTTCAATCTGGCAGGCCCGGTACTGGCAGTACGGCCTTATGTCCATAATGACCACTACTGGCAGGTCTTCTTCGACACGAACCGTATTATTCGAGAGACATTTGGTGAGGCCAACTTCCCCGTGCCGGAACAGCATTTGGCACTTCGGAACGTCTGAGCGGCTCATCAGGCTCAGCTTGGGAAATTGAAGCCTGATCTGTTAGGGTGAACCACACATAGATCTCTGCCGGAAGAAAGGTGCCGGTGTTTGTGAGGGCATGCGGGATCGTGGAACAAAGAGCGCTCGCAGATAGAGACCTT contains these protein-coding regions:
- a CDS encoding mechanosensitive ion channel family protein → METSSVMMQNLSTQAVALGLKVLGAIVIWIIGTWMIRFGTNVLRRALTAKQIDITLVTYIASGVSVLLKIILIIAIFGYFGVETTSIAALLAGIGLAVGTMWGGLLGNLAAGAFLIFLRPFKVGDFVSVGDLMGTVKEIGLLVTAIDTMDNIRTFVGNSKILSGNIQNFTANPYRRVDLKAQLNHGVNHQEAIRLLKERLAKIPHVVADPAPDVEILEFNLAGPVLAVRPYVHNDHYWQVFFDTNRIIRETFGEANFPVPEQHLALRNV